The window CATGAGATTGCACGCGACCTGCTCGAGGTCTGCCGGCACAAAGCGGCGGTGACGGTCCGCCCCGCAACTCTCGAGGATGTCTTTCTGCGGCTGACCGGCCGGAGCCTGCGGGAGTGAAGAGACGATGGTCGAGATCAGCAGCAGGGTATGGAGCGTCTGGCGGAGAAACTGGGATGCGTTTCTTCGAACCTACCGGGTGAACTTCATCCCACCCTTCGTCGAGCCGGTGCTCTACCTCCTGGCACTTGGGTTTGGGCTTGGGACCTACATAGAGGCTGTGGACGGCATACCGTACCCGGTCTTCATCGCACCGGCCCTCGTCTCGATATCGGTGATGTATTCGGCCTTCTTTGAGTGCACCTACTCGTCATATGTCCGGATGTACTACCAGAAGACGTTTGACGCCATCATCGCAACACCCGTCAGCATCGATGAGGTGATCGCCGGGGAGATGCTCTGGGGCGCGACCAGGGGGATGATCTATGCGGCGCTGATGCTCCCGGTGCTCGTCATCTTCGATGTCGTGGCCATGCCCTCATCCTTGCTCCTCATTCCCTTCGCGTTCCTTGCCGGTCTTCTCTTTGCGGCGATAGCGATGTGTTTTACGGCGATCACGCCGAGCATCGATGCGTTGAATTATCCGTCATTCCTCTTCATCACCCCGATGTTTCTCTTCTCAGGGACATTCTTTCCCCTCGACCTCCTGCCGCAGCCGGTCCAGTACTTCGCCCTTGCCGCCCTCCCGCTCACGCATATCGTCAGCGTCAACCGGGCGATCACCCTCGCTGCATTCTCGCCGATCAACCTCTTCAGTCTCGCCTGGATTGCCGTGGCGACGCTGCTCTTCTTTCTTCTCGCTATCAGGCTGATGCGAAGGAGGCTGATCGTCTAACTCTCTCACGTTAGAAGGATTCACGGAGCGCGTCTGCACAACCGCAGAACAACGTCAGCTGAAAAAAAGGGATTAAAATCGGGGTTTCCTGTACTTTGGAAGGCAGTCGCGACAGTAGACAGGCCGACCCTCCGTCGGCTTGAAAGGAACTTCGCACTCCTTGCCGCAGTCGGAGCAGACTGCTTTGTGGAACTCGCGGGGGCGGTCCTGGTATGAACGGGAACCCCGGCCAGAAAATCTCTCTTCCATCGGAATTTCACTCACATTAATGACTTTATTCGAACAAACTACTCAAAAGCGGGGTTTCCTGTGCTTTGGAAGGCAGTCGCGACAGTAGACGGGCCGACCCTCCGTTGGCTTAAATGGAACTTCGCACTCCTTGCCGCAGTCGGAACAGACTGCCTTGTGGAACTCGCGGGGGCGGTCCTGGTATGAACGGGGGCCCCTGCCAGAAAATCTTTCATCCATATAATTCAACCATGCAGATAATCTGCACACATACAGACTACCTGCCTGCATATA of the Methanoculleus thermophilus genome contains:
- a CDS encoding ABC transporter permease, whose translation is MVEISSRVWSVWRRNWDAFLRTYRVNFIPPFVEPVLYLLALGFGLGTYIEAVDGIPYPVFIAPALVSISVMYSAFFECTYSSYVRMYYQKTFDAIIATPVSIDEVIAGEMLWGATRGMIYAALMLPVLVIFDVVAMPSSLLLIPFAFLAGLLFAAIAMCFTAITPSIDALNYPSFLFITPMFLFSGTFFPLDLLPQPVQYFALAALPLTHIVSVNRAITLAAFSPINLFSLAWIAVATLLFFLLAIRLMRRRLIV
- a CDS encoding CxxC-x17-CxxC domain-containing protein yields the protein MEERFSGRGSRSYQDRPREFHKAVCSDCGKECEVPFKPTEGRPVYCRDCLPKYRKPRF
- a CDS encoding CxxC-x17-CxxC domain-containing protein; translated protein: MDERFSGRGPRSYQDRPREFHKAVCSDCGKECEVPFKPTEGRPVYCRDCLPKHRKPRF